Proteins encoded within one genomic window of Halobacteroides halobius DSM 5150:
- a CDS encoding ornithine carbamoyltransferase → MQTVLRGKDFISLQDWSKEEVDTLLDVSFDLKRKFAMGIDTPYLQNKTAMLMFFEESTRTRNSMEAGLAQLGGHANFLDTSTMQVNHGEVAKDTGVILGSFGHAIACRNCFWGEGNGNEYLRSLAEHAPVPIMNLQCNLYHPMQGLADLMTIQEKKEETKELNVSIIWAYATSHKKPISVPVTQALLFPRYSMNVTVAHPEGFELPDWVLKQAEENAKKHGGSFKVTNNMEEAYQNADIVIPKNWGSWVNHPDGGEELLEANKDWKCSEEMMELAKDDVSYMHALPADRGNEVEDSVIDGPHSIVYDEAENRLHTAKAVMTVTMGGKG, encoded by the coding sequence ATGCAGACAGTACTTAGAGGAAAGGATTTTATTTCTTTACAAGATTGGAGTAAAGAAGAGGTTGATACACTATTAGATGTTTCATTTGATTTAAAGCGTAAGTTTGCGATGGGGATAGATACTCCATATTTGCAAAACAAGACTGCTATGTTAATGTTCTTTGAAGAATCAACTAGAACTAGAAACTCTATGGAAGCTGGGTTGGCTCAATTAGGGGGGCATGCTAATTTCTTAGATACTAGTACTATGCAGGTTAATCATGGTGAAGTAGCTAAGGATACAGGTGTTATTTTAGGTAGTTTTGGCCATGCAATTGCTTGTCGTAATTGTTTTTGGGGAGAAGGAAATGGTAATGAATATTTAAGAAGTTTAGCTGAGCATGCTCCAGTACCTATTATGAATTTACAGTGTAACTTATATCATCCAATGCAGGGCTTAGCTGATTTAATGACTATCCAAGAGAAAAAGGAAGAGACTAAAGAGCTTAATGTATCTATTATTTGGGCCTATGCTACTAGTCATAAGAAGCCTATTTCTGTTCCAGTAACACAGGCTTTATTATTCCCGCGTTATTCTATGAATGTAACTGTGGCCCATCCCGAAGGCTTTGAGTTACCTGATTGGGTACTTAAGCAGGCTGAAGAAAATGCTAAAAAACATGGTGGTTCCTTTAAGGTTACTAATAATATGGAAGAAGCATATCAAAATGCTGATATCGTTATTCCTAAAAATTGGGGTAGTTGGGTTAACCACCCAGATGGTGGAGAAGAATTATTAGAAGCCAATAAAGATTGGAAGTGTAGTGAAGAGATGATGGAGTTAGCAAAAGATGATGTAAGCTATATGCATGCTTTACCTGCAGATAGAGGGAACGAAGTGGAAGATTCTGTAATAGATGGACCCCATTCTATTGTCTATGATGAAGCTGAAAATAGATTGCATACTGCTAAGGCAGTTATGACTGTAACTATGGGCGGAAAAGGTTAA